The Ostrea edulis chromosome 1, xbOstEdul1.1, whole genome shotgun sequence genomic sequence taaatatttgggAACTAATGtagtaaagtttaagaaatatttgttCACAAAGCAGTTAACTTCTTGCCTAAGCgaatacaaacaagaaatattacagtcagTAGTTACTCGTaaatacattatacatttaatttgttaaaatcagttATTTTAACACGTTCTTTGCATAcaagacattttaaaattattaaagaCAATAATGTTCATCAAGTATTCAATTTTTCCCCCATAAGTGTTTGCTAAAGCAACGATAAATGTCATATCATCTTTGTAAAGTTTTTTCAATTCCTATTATATAATAATGGTCAATACTATGATAACCTGTATCATCAGTTTCTCGTCTAATAAATGACCaattcaattatttctaaaatatagCTTATTGTGTTTCTCATGTACCAGaatgtcttttaaaatttttgtctCTTCTAAAACCACTATGGGAATATCTCAAAACTTTTTTGAGGCGGTCAGAATTTTCAAGAGTTTTTTAAAATCCTATGAATATTGGGAATTCCTTTAGAATAGTTTGCCACAAAGGGAACACGATTACCCTGCTTCGCCTTTTTTCTGTAGTTTAGGAGATTTGATTGGTGGAGTTTATCTACTTTCTTAAGTTCTTTTTGTACATCGTTTTCTTAAATTGTCTTTGTTTCCTTTcgttgaatttgatatttttcttctgtGGAACAAATTCTACGCGCACGGAGCCCAAGTCCAAAAGGAATAGATCTTTTGTAGATTCGGGGTGGTtagaagttttatcaaggtatATATGTTTATCGGTGGGTTTGCTGTATAAGTCAATACAAAGGATTCCGTCTGTTATTGAGATTGTTACATCAAGGAAATTTTGGTGTTTGATTGACGTACGTGAAGCTGAGTTTTTGGATGTATTTCATTCGCGGTTTTATGAAATTGCTTAAGTTCTTCTTCTGTACCCGTCAGGATgtcaaaatatcatcaatataACGTACATAAAATAATGGTAGTTGTTTTGATTTTTCGAAAAgaatcccccctccccccatgtAAAGACAAACGTAGTTTCGCCCAAGTTTTAATCCAATCGCGGTCCCTTCAGTCTACATGTAGTGTTTGTTATTGAAACTAAAACTATTATTGTCAAGAGCAGCATCCAACATTTTTAACATACTTTCCGTGTCTACTTCTTTTTCACGACGTTCTCGTAATGCTATTTTAATGATATCGCGAGCTTCTTTCCTGGGTATACTGGGATAAAGTAGAATAAAATAGAGGAATCTGGTAATGGTTGGTTtacaattgaatatttaaaaaatctgtagTATCCTGGACATAAGTACGAGGGGATCTATTCGCATTCTCAAGTTGCGACTCAACGTACTCGGCTATCTTTTCCGTTGGGTGTTGTCGGCCATTTGCTATTATAATAGTCCTAAGTGGATTGttatttttgtgtattttgGGGTTAGCTTGGAGCTTTCCTGATGTTACTTCGGTTGATAGTAGATAATGTCTTAATTAAGACGAAATGGATCCTTTTTaacaatacatttcattaactattgttttcttttgttagtAATTTGTTTGCTTTTGTCGCACACTACTTCACTGTAAGGTGCGCTGTTAAGCATTTCATTCTCTACTTGGTCAACGTATTTATCCGTATCCATTACGACTACATTAGTTCCCAAATATTAAATTTAATATAGAgatgtccgtgtttgtccaactcttccttttgtattccttatagaagttaggagattgatcgcttttcgttgtcttcactttttcatcatcatcatcatccatAACTCGCGATGCTTTAAATAACCTGTGAGTCAGTCTATATTCTGGTGTTGAAATTATCTTTGGTTTCTTCAAGTAGCGTTTTCTCAATGGAACAGTGGAAAGTTTTTattacgaatatgatgtggatgGAATTGCCTCGTCATTAAGGTAAAAGTGCATCAAGTATTACGTTGtgtatatttgggttttttttaaatatgaacaATGTCCATGAATGCGTTTACGTCTTTGTGTACTTTGGGAAAAGTCCCACTTCACTCACATTAAATCGATTATGTTACTAaacaaaacccttacaaacaaagatacattgctgatCAAGTAAATATTCTACCAAGCCCCAATCTTTGCTCCTCGtgtaaatattaacagctgtaaaggagaaacttcaaacgtattgtcCCGTATCATATGCCAGAAGCCGTGTCAATCAAATGTGGACACTAAATAAATTTGCAATCACAAAATTTTCTCtaatcaacagcatcaaaacgcatgacttttcaacactttacacgaccattgaCCAGAAtgaagactagactttttgaaatcgtaGACTGTTGGTTCCATCTTCAACAAAAAtcgaaaaaggaaatattcatatcttgtaaGTAGTCATTAAAATTATCACTTGATAAACACCACGGATTCTATGCGTAGGTACTttaaagttgatattaaaaagatgctgcagttcctcattgacaacatcttcgtagtctttgatgatcaggtctactaacagtctgttggaattcccatgggcacaaatacTGGTCATTTGATAGCTGACCTCTTTTAATATTacgattccacgcacaagtattcagaagttgaaataaaaaatatactgcagttcttcattgacaatatcttcgtggtctttggtgatcaggttttcaaacaatctgttgaaattcccatgggcacgaattgtgctcctttgttagctgacctgtttttatattcatattcagaaacttctacccgagaagaaaaaatctcttgctgtgcccttcaattcgacatttagatatatcgacgacgttttatttattaacaataataactttcattcatatgttaatttgatatatcccggcgagctcgaaataaaagacaccacagagtcgtccacttctgcttcatacttatatgtagctattttattgaaagtagatattaactgCAAACTTACAACccaactttatgaaaaacgagatgatttcaggttcttcgtcgtcaacttcccatatttatgtagcactattccattatcacctgcatatggtgtttatatctctcaactgattcgatacccaagagcttgttctgcgtatgatcagtttttaaactgaggcaatctactgacaaacaagttgatggtacagggatgtcaacaatttcgtttaaagtcagcatttctcaaattttatggtcgttataacgatcttgtttgccattacaacctatcattgggtcaaatgctgtctgacatgtttcataccgattgttagactgttcttgtcacactgattttgactacggataactccgattacctgatcaagatatcgggctcacggtgggtctgaccggtcgacaggggatgcttactccttctacgcatctgatcccacctctggcgtatccaggggttcgtgcttgctcaactatctattttgtattgcttatgagattTATAAGAtcgatcacagttcgttatctccacctttcaaaAACTATgtccttcaactcgacatttagatacatcgacgacattctatttattaacaatcattttcattcatatgtttattcaatatatcaaagtaaactcgaaataaaaacatcagagagtcttccacatctgcttcgttcCTATATATTTTAGTGAAGATAGATGTTAACGGTAAACTATCAACTCCAtattatgacaaacggaatgctTTCAGCTCCATCGTCAATTCATTCATCCTCTTCTACAATGAGATCATTCTCATAAACTGTTAGATTCTCTCAGACCATAAACACCATAAATGAATACCAAAAGCACTAGTCCAATAATAGTGTACTATTATTGATGCGATCTAAAAATTAAAGAGGTAGTTCTGACAGTATATGATCAATAATTGGTATCACATAGCTCTCCAATGCAAAGATATTGGAGGTGACTACGCAACCGCACGGACCACTGAAAGTATTAGCTTAGATCAAAATAGCAGAATCATGAAATTGGTAaccgtttgttatcttcacttttcatcttattatatatcacatcaaatatttatttcaacgtTCATGTCTTGTTTGGGATGAATATTATTCAATTCACCGTTTTCCCTACGAACATTCTCTTCTCGTAGCCTTTGGTAACGTTGATGAAAACTATTTTGACTATAATACTCTGAAAAGTTAGATATAATAATCGCTACTAGCATTGCGAGCAACAAGAGACCGGATAGGGCACACACAACCCCTACCACATAGCCAGCGATAGATGTGGGGTATAGGTCGCCATATCCGACGGTTGTCATGGTGATAATAGCCCACCACATGGAGATAAATATGCTTGAAAAGGAATCGCTGTTAGTTATTTCAGCGTAGTAAATCAATGTCGCAAAGAACAGCATTCCAATACAAAATGTAATGGCCATCAATAATAATTCTAAGAAGCTGTGCTTTGTTGCAAGAAGAAGGACTCTCAAAGCACTAAAACGACGCGCAATTCGAACGAAAAGAAATAGTCGAACCATGCTTATGGCTTTGCACAAAAAATACAACCAGCGAGCCACTTCGTTTTCTGCTAGAATTGACTTGAAGAACTCCATGATGAAATTCATCAACATGGTAAATACAAGAACAAAGCTGACAATGTGAGTCCACGATGTGAGATAGTCTTTCTTCTTCGGACAGACAATGAGTCCCACACTCCATTCCGTCATGAAGAATAACAAACAACCTGTTTCCAGAGCAAACAACACCGGAACTGGGTCCGTCAGAATGAGAGTCGTTAGTTTATCATTTCCGGAGAGATGGATGTCGGGATAGTGATGTGTGATAAACTCAGATACATACAGGTCTGTGCGTAGGTCTTGGATATTCCAAATACAGAAAATCAGGATACTTACACCCACAACACACAGATATAAGCAATACCAAGTCTGCAAGGAAAAGAAGATTCGTGTTGAATATGGtacaatgaattcaaaatggttgattttttaaaaagagctTTAGAGTTTTAAGATCCAAAAAGGTAAAAcggaaaacaaacaaacaatatagGATATAATGTCAGCTTGTGGGAAAGAATAGTTGTGAACGAAAAAATAATTCTGTATTATTTCTGTATTCTGTAATAAAAATTGTAATGTCTTAATGTAACAAACATACCTTTGCCAACTTCGAAGACCCAGGGTGATTTAGCACGTGCCATATTCTCTCCTTAAGTGTTTCGCCATCTGATGTAGACTCTTTTGTGTCGTCATTCTGGATCAGATCCGTCAAAATCGCCATATCGTCCTCATGTTGGAAATACTGTCTCCAGCAGCATTCCTTAACATTGCCATTTTTGATCTCCCAAAAAGACAGCTCCTCTCGTAATAAAGCTCCACATATATGTTTCGGAACATGCAACTTTCCAGAGACTAAGAGATTTAATATAACATTGAAGAGTTCGGGATCTCTGTCAAAGAAGTATTCTTGTTTCTCTGTATCGTATGACGTGTGATCCGGTGTCAGGTTCGCTAGTTTGGAGTCCGAGATGGATTTGATGGTGGACACCAAAGTTTCAAATGTCCTGCCTCTGATGTTGAACTTCACTCTGTCCACATTTGATTCCATGATTCCAGTCTTGTGCACTTACGTGGGAACTCCTAAAGTCATAAACAATTACATGATTTTGTAATACAACCTGGTTATAGCTTTGGATATTTAAAATCAGGGTAGATTATCAATATCCGCCTGATGGGAGTCGGCTTAGTTTGTTATGCTTATACAGTGTAAGAAAGAGTAATTGGCACAAATAGGGATAAAATTCACTGCCGACAGGTTGTTGGATTACGTTAATGTGGAAATAAATTTGTAAAGATTTGATAAAATGTGAATGGGTTATATGAGACGCAGTGTGTTTTGCGTGACGTTCATATGTAACGTCATGTAATGATGTATTAATCATCATGGACAGTATTTAGATTTTCATAGTAAAGCGAGATGAAGAAATGTTTAACAATTATTAGTAAATATAGACTAGAAGACTAGTAAATATAGACTAGAAGACTAGTATAGCAAGTGGCTTCTAAGTCCTCTTTGGACGTGACGGTTTTATTtctgtattcaaaaactttagATGGGTTCATGTTCTTGTGTATATATCTACATTTCTAGTAGAATGGGTATTTTAttcaattcattaaaaaattctaaatctaTCAAGGCTTgcaaatgcattttttttatgttttgataGTATTTCAAAAACATATCAGTTCATTGAATTTACCTTCAGGATTTAACTATATACCCGGCTTTAACAACATTTTAGCTTATTCTTGTGCAAGTAAAAAATAGTGAGGAGTTTTGACACGAGATAGATTTAAAGTCTCGTTTGCCCTACGTTTCAATGAAGCCGCCATCTTTGAACAATCTTCACTTTTGGCATGCATTATTAACAAATCATACTAGTACTCAATTACATCAGTGAAATCTATCTGCAGTGAGATATCGTAACGGTATTACAGCTAGtgtaattcaaattattttatgaTCGTCGTCTTTTCTATCTGATCACCTGACCTTGCCTTTAATCCTGTATATCTCTTTCGTTTGACAGtgttaaatttgaatttagatgtTGTAATTTTATCATTTCTCTCATAAACTGAATAGTTCAGACACATGACGATAACACTGTTCGTACGATACTTTCATTGATAGTTCTATAACAGCTTACACCTCACAATTTGAAAGAATTTCGCTTTTGACGTCAACGCAGCACGTGGCTCTTAAACTAATTAATACGAAAATATATCGATCACTGGTTAGAAAAGGCCCTTTAGAAATGCTTTATGAGATATTTTGGTTTAAATTGATTGCCAATGACGTTTACGCAAGAATCATAAATTACTCCTGTTTACAGATGTCCATCACCAACTCCCTAGATCTATAGCGCTTTTCTTCGTAATTTCCTATCTCATATTGATATAGATAGGAGTATTTATTCTGTAGTGGCCGAAAGAGAAATTATTTTGTAGGTCTTATTCTTTTTATATGGTAGtcatgagaatgatcactgttacTTTCACCTTTCCATTTTACCAATGTTCGACTTCATACAAGATtctttgattgatttttattattttgataatcaGTCTCTATAACAATAGTTTATCAGCAGGTGCAATTGCATCATCGGAAATAAACAGTATTTTTATTAGATTTTTCATGCATGGTGTATTGAATATATgatatttggtttttttgggGGTTATTCTTTCATACCGCTTACAGATAAAAAAAGGTAAGATGACatacaatgatcaatttcagaGATCCTATAAAGAATTCGAAATTAAAAGTAGGGTAAACATGAACCCCTGAACATACCATAGGTGGATACAGGtgcctcggaggagtaagcTCCCATTGTTGTCCGTAGGTCACACCCACTGTACATCCTATATCTGTACATCctgcagtgagccctatatcttgatcaggtaaacggagtaatccgtagttcagtgcgccaagaacggcttaacaatcggtatgaaacatgtcaaacagcatttgacgtAATGATAGATTGTAATTgtaaactagattgttataacaaatatagaatttgcgaagtgctAGCTTTAAACGAGACGGTTAAaccccctgtatcatcaacttatAAACGAGACGGTTAAaccccctgtatcatcaacttatAAACGAGACGGTTAAaccccctgtatcatcaacttatAAACGAGACGGTTAAaccccctgtatcatcaacttatAAACGAGACGGTTAAaccccctgtatcatcaacgtATTGGTAAGTAGGCTGCTTCAATTTAAACATTCATCAAACACAGCACAACCTGTTggatatcgaatcagttgaaagaaagagacatgaacaccatatgaaggtgataatggaatatcggTACATAGATaaggaaagttgacgatggagaaactgaaaccATCTCCTTTGTCAAAGAgttttagtttgccgttaaagtCTTCGTTCAGTTTCGAGTTCACCTAGATGTTTGGAATTGACATTGAAAAATGTGCAAAGtttgatagataaaacaaagTCAAcgcatctaaatgtcgaattaaagtTCACATCAACTCTTCTCATGGAgaaactttgaaataaattgtGCTTTGTATGACTACAATAACGGGTCAACTACTAAAGGAGCACACTTTGtgcatataaaaattccaaGGGACGGTTAGAAGACCCGATGATGTTTGCAAGGAGGAATTCCAGCATCTTCCATAGTACAGAATGAtgttaaacaaaaacaaaaacaattttgcGGATGATTGTTTCAAATATATAAGTCTTTCTTCCATTACAAACATTTTCATCAATCAAGTGCAGTTGTTCTTTTAGGGGTTTTACTAGCATGTTATGATGATTCTGATTGGTTAATTTAAGCACTTGattatatttcatgtaaaaatatatttcagttgACTTGTGATAAACTGAAGAAAAGACGATTATAAAAATACTAGCAAAATACCCTGCAggtgtacatgtgtatagaGGGAGAAATAAATCTAATAACATAAGTAAACGGTTTTCAAAAATCTAGTTCCTTATTTGATCAATGTTCAAGGGATACGAGGCTTAAGATTCAAGCTTGAGAAAAACCGATTACTAACTCGTACTGATTATGGAATTTTGATTTCCAAGTTCCATTTTTATGGAGGAAACAGCTGCCTATAATGTTGAAAGTATAggcttttaatatttcatgagAATTGGTCATGTAGTGTTGAAAATTCTTACTTTTTGATGCAGTTGATTTTGGAATAAAAATtgtaattcattacaaatttcgTGGAATGTTTGACACTCCACTGCTCGCTTATGTTGTTGTAAAGTTCGTCTTCCCCTCACAGCAGTTGATGTTTTCGTgagatgtaaaacttaaaagttTGGTAAGTTTACTGGATTACTCTAATTCATTCGTTCCTTTGACtgggatattttaaaaatgcgtTTCAAACTGAAACGTGATTGCGAAGAATTTCGACTTTTGAAAAAGAAGTTTGGGTATTAGTTGGGTTAACAATAATGGAATTAAAGCCAAATTCTTCTACAATACACTTGTAATAAAGAGCATTAGAAACGTTGGGAAGTTGGTGTATAAGTAAGATTACCAAATATAGAGTTAATACcgagtttgtttttaaaaaatcttgtaaTAATGACCGTACAAAGTTCTTCCaaggatacatgtatttgtgataATACCTAGTCAATATGATTGATTTATTAGAACACGTGATATATTTCAGTACCTGTGCTTTTTGGGACAACCCTCGTATTCACGCATGTATTCAAGGTTACACATCACGTGATTTTCCGCTCACCATGTTTGAGGGCTTCGGAAATGTTAGTGTTTTAAACTTTCTActattatttttgaaagtttctGCTGTCCTATTTGTGCTTAAGACATTTGAGAAATGATAATTTAAGTCTtagtttcaaaattattttccgGAAAGACAGGGGTCTAGTTGTTAAAGTGCAAGCATTTCTTTCTCCATTTTCGCCGATTAAATCCCATTTCAGAAGAAATCACAGTATGGTAAAAGACAAATGCGAAATGAATTGTTTGGATATCCATTGGTGACAATCACTAACTGCTGGCTTTTGGGGTATCTGGTTGGTGCAGGTGTGAGTAAAGTCAAAGATATATattcttatccttggacgaatttggctccacttttttggcacgctgtttgtggctatatttagctctaaaacttcatagttattttggatttcaaacatttcggttgagcatcactgaagagacattatttgtcgaaatgcgcatctgcttcatcaaaattggtaccgtataagttttacattatgacccctgggtcgaggcctctgctggtggactattagtccccgagggtctctacagcccagtagctaagtacttcgttactaacttgaaaatacggatgtatatttaattgctgttataaaatttagaaattcatttcaaaattaaggattatctccctcatgcatagctcttatccttggacgaatttttgctccactcccccccccccccctataatagctttaaaacttcattgttatatcggatttcaaacatttcggttgagcatcactgaagagacattatttgtcgaaatgcgcatctggtgcatcaaaattggtaccgtataagttttacatattaagATAACAATTTTGTTCAATGTTTGAGAAGAACCGTGTTCAAATACAAAGGTGTTAAGCCCCGTAAAGTAGCTTTTTCGTCGTTCATCACAAAACCGCAACTAGGGGAAAAAATGAACAggcaatgcaaggtgaagataacgaacagtgatcaatctcataactcctacaagcaatacaaaatagatagttgggcaaacacggacccctggacacaccacaggtgggatcaggtgcaatacatcttttcaaattttggtttCGTGAGGGACTTGTTAATGTTTCCCGCAAGAAAATAATTAATTGTTGTGCTTCGCGGAGTCTTAATTCATTAACATTACTCTGAAGTCACCATGATGTCGGTTATATTCCTTTACCTATTTCATATTATTAGTATCATAtgtggttaaatctttatggtttctttaccattAGTTTTAACATAACCTTTTCaagtgtatatttgtatatttattttaactATTGTAtgttatatcatttgattgtacggcgtggaactttCTTAATGCACAGCATGTTTTAAAGTTTAGTAATTTTACATCATATTATTGCTGTTgtgctagcattgttttgatattatctgtctgaATGTTATGGTGAAgggtgaaaggtgaaaataacgaacagtgatcaatcccataactcctacaagcaatacaaaatagagatttgggcaaacacggacctctggatacaccagaggtgtgatcatgtgcctaggaggagtaagcatttcctgtcgactggtcatatctgccgtgagccctataccttgatcaggtaaacggagtagtccgtagtcaaagtcagtgtggcaagaacgtttaagaatcggtatgaaacacggcagacagcatttgaccaaatggaagcttgtattggcaaactagatcgttataacgaccttagaatttacgaaatgctgcctttaaatgagactgttgaaactcttgCACCAGCAacttttgtcagtagcctgcctcgatttaaaacctgatcatacgcagaataagctcattggtatcgaatcagttgagagatataaacaccatatgcaggtgataatggaatattgctacatgagtgtgggaagttgacgatggagaagatgaaatcctCCCACTTGTCACAAAgtcgagttgttagtttgccgttaaaagATCTACTTTCAATGAACTATCTACGTAtcaagcagaagtggacgactatgtggtgtcttttatttcttattcacatggatacatcgaatcgacacatcaatgaaaattattattaaataaaaCGTCGGCgatgtatctatatgttgaattgaaagccacagcaagagattttttcttctcatataaaagtttttgaataaattatgcttcatatgaatatgaaaacagatcagctaacaaagaagcacaattcgtgcccatggaatttgaacagattgttggaagacctgatcaccaacggctacaaagatattgtcaatgaggaattccagcatatctcttatttcaatttcagagtattTTTGTGTgtaatcagagtggtgtttaacaaagtaattttttggatgactaatcactcaatatgaatatttccgttttccatttttgttgaagaagcaactgtctatgatgtcaaaatgtctaGACTTTAATTTATCGTGGGGAATAGTCGTGTAACGTGTTGAAAAGTCAAACgctttgatgttgttgatttgagaaaaaaattgtgatttcaaatttgttaaaaaaaaaacctttagaattttttagaatccacatttgatttacaacacttctggcatatgtagtcgcat encodes the following:
- the LOC125664866 gene encoding potassium voltage-gated channel protein Shaw-like, with amino-acid sequence MESNVDRVKFNIRGRTFETLVSTIKSISDSKLANLTPDHTSYDTEKQEYFFDRDPELFNVILNLLVSGKLHVPKHICGALLREELSFWEIKNGNVKECCWRQYFQHEDDMAILTDLIQNDDTKESTSDGETLKERIWHVLNHPGSSKLAKTWYCLYLCVVGVSILIFCIWNIQDLRTDLYVSEFITHHYPDIHLSGNDKLTTLILTDPVPVLFALETGCLLFFMTEWSVGLIVCPKKKDYLTSWTHIVSFVLVFTMLMNFIMEFFKSILAENEVARWLYFLCKAISMVRLFLFVRIARRFSALRVLLLATKHSFLELLLMAITFCIGMLFFATLIYYAEITNSDSFSSIFISMWWAIITMTTVGYGDLYPTSIAGYVVGVVCALSGLLLLAMLVAIIISNFSEYYSQNSFHQRYQRLREENVRRENGELNNIHPKQDMNVEINI